In Carassius gibelio isolate Cgi1373 ecotype wild population from Czech Republic chromosome B17, carGib1.2-hapl.c, whole genome shotgun sequence, the genomic stretch CATACTCCCCATCTATTTGTCTGCATATCCTCAGATGggaataaaagtatttgaaaggTTTATGATTCTGTCATTATAGCTGTTCAGACATCAGACAGCAGAGGGCACTTTTGCATTCAATTGGGGTTTGCATAAAGACACATTGAGAATTAAAGGAGTAGTGGCTTAAACAAcaagcacaacaacaacaacaacaaatctttgtttttattttatggaaagaTGTAGTGACTTTATCCACAGACAAACTTTTGGCACATTACATAATACATGTTCTAAACAGCCATGTTAAAAGACAACcaaatgcaaattcattttctAATAAtccatatatttatatgttattaaaatattgttgaAACACTTAAACTGAATGAGAATGGAATGAGACAGTGGAAGCACCACGTGAGCCTCTTGGTTACATTATTAACATGCTGCATGTGTTGAACACCAAAGGGTGAAAAAGAATAGGAACATATTTGATATAGCTAACATTTCTGGACCATAAAGTTGGACTGAACTGTGCTCACGTACGGATGGATTTTACCTATAGCACCATGTAGAAAATTGATTCTACGCTGTGAAAAATCTAGTACAAATAGAGGTGATTGTCTTTTCGTGCATAATTATTACTAGCTTGAAGAAGGCATACACTGTAAGAATGAAAAGATACTCTGATCACCACACTGACAGAACCAGTTTTAGAAAAAGCATCTAAAGGTTTTCTACCTCTAGTAtcttttcatttttacagtgAAATTTTCTTAAATGAAGGCACAGAccatcattttgttttgttggttAACCATATATGACAAATGAAGAGAAATCCTTTACAGAGGTCATGAAAACCCTGAGCTCCAAAAGAAAGCTTTAGTATAATAAAAGTGTTTGtaacagaaatacattttgcttaaataaaaaagatattaGCCAACTAAAGAGTAACATCTCAATAAAAATAGGTGTCTGAATTGTCAAATGTCCATGTGGCCAGACCTAATTTCAGACAAAATTCATTCtaattcaaaaatacagtatttcaaGTCAAGCATATTCAAAGCTCAAGCATATAATTTTTTCTCCACCTGTTTTACATGTTAGTGAATTCTTCCTTAAAACAAGTTTCATTAAAGGTGCACTCAGTTATTTCCTCTCATTGAAGTTctacacaaataaatgaatagcagttctaaacatatttaaaatcatGAAGTCAATAGTCAAATCAGTCACTTAACAAgaactgatttattttaaatatcaagtGTGGGTTTGTTGAAGATGCTTACTCACTTGTGTAATAAATTAATCATGTCAAATAAAGCATTTCTACTGTGTTATCAGTTTATTAGGACATTTTGATTAGAACATTGCAATAGCAAAAAGTGTCTAAATTTACATGAATATTTACCCCTAACTAAAAACTTAGCTTTTTCATCCACACCACCAGGTGTCAGTATAGGTGTCATCAGCATAAGTACAAAACGACTGTCAGCgcaacattaacaaaaaatgtaCTGAGTGCACCTTCAAATGCTTCACTAGTATTGCCGGTGCCACCAGAAGAGATGTTCCAAAACGTTTTAAGTGTTGGCTTCTCCCATATTTGAGTCCCTTACTGTATCCCAGTTTTTAATAGCTATTGTATAATATTTCCTCAAACCTTCCGTCTCTTTGCTTTCAGAGACTTTAATAGTAGCGGTTGAGGCTGCGTGTGGCTGGCATGTCCGGCTGTCCGTTCATCCAGATCTCCCGGATAATCCGCTCACGTTCCTCTAATCGCTGTGCGCGCTCCAGCTCCTCCGCGGAGGTGAACACGTTACCGAGCGTCCGTTCAAAGCGCCGGTGGCGGCGTGCCGACAGGTCGGAGCTATTGTCCCAGTCCGAGTCACTGTCACTCGTGTCGCTGGTGCTCTCCGCAGTTTTGCCTGTTTTCTTGGGCGCTTGTTGCGTTTTGCAGTCGGTTCGACAGGAGATCTGCACCACTAACGCGATGAGGGTAAGAACCAGTCCcaaacacactccacacacaaAATACAGTGCCGCCCGTTCCGGGTGATCTGCAGAAACAGTTCAGAAGGTTAGTAACAGTTTTCATTGGACCACTGTTACGGTGTATTACAGAATACAAAGTTGGCCTGGCTTGTAATCATATTTTTATAGCCTAATAACTTGCACACACCTCTTCTTGTGTAATCTTTTTGATTTCTAAATGAAGAATTTATAGACTAGCTGTGTGTGTAGCCTACATAGCCTATATATGGAGGCATTCATGTGGCATATCTATTCTGATATTAAAGGAGATTTAAATGATTGAAACATTTAAAGGATGAaattcatattctttttttttttttttttatttcaagtgagCCTGTGATAAATGGGGCTGGCCCGAGAGCCATGGGagcggagcgaggccggtggagtaaaTGATAATGAGCAACGCCTGCATTACTcaagtctcgagtcccacagaggagggATTCTGCGTGGCGTTTGTGATGACTGTCGCACTATTTTCAGTTTTGTGTTGTtcattttgttattaaattatgtttaaatgtttgttggTTCCAGCCCCCTTCTTCCCGATTTCCATACTTTGttcagggctctcaagttttgaactgagttcagagtgagattttgcccgcggtcgcgatgtcggcaggggtttgatggggacgggtgtctgatctcataaatgacacatattcttacaaataaaataatatttatttaattcagcatttatttgtgtgtgtgtgtgagagagagagagagaaaaaatggtcagtgctgtttatagtaggtgttggtagctggttttgaggccaggggttggtggctcccatttgaatcactgtggttccaggccagccatttttcacagttccatcaagtgctaaactgttcctggttttggtcttgtttaatcccaccatggagaaaaccctctcagcataggtatttgaatgagcaagcactaacactaatgcagctattttagaaatcctccctgcttatgtccctcacaccttgatggacacaggagttatcttgtctgcagactaagcaccagtaaaaagagctggtggttcccattgtgatgaatggcgatcgggttgaccactccttcttaaaggaacacctacaggtggctgctctacataaccctctctttttccctgtttccagtgggttctccactgtttcctctatggtcctccacagtctcttccatgcacccatcctctactggcaccctaactccctcccctactgtattctccacagcctcctcctctgacctagccacctttttagggagctgggcccgcattcataaagattctaagaatcctctcagaaaactcttaatttagcttaaaaacttttacgtaggagtcttagcttaaaagcgattcgggaccgatctgagagcaactctgagtaaggaaaagacaaaaacgtttatcttagtgaggaggcggggttgaaccggttgctatgtatgacacaatcttttgaagactctgattggctggttgtccaagaaggaaaaaaaagagtgattttaagtatagggtctattctaatcctcactttaaatttacatgcgtaatttttcctatttgaccgttctctctctctctctctctcacacacacacacacacacacacacacacattatatgtgtgtatatgaattctatttttttatttaccatgcttttaatttcctataaggtatttgattggcttagaatgataaaaattgttccactctttccaattacagtgattgccgtCCTATGtaagtggcggtttgagtgttggttttaatgtatcaaacatggaatcaaagccaagaagagcgagaaagccaatctggacagaggaacagtgtttactgttagcccagttagtggatgaacacaaggccattcttaaaggaaaattcagacacagcaagggacaagaagcagacatgggagcgtataggacaaactattaacggttcattccccctgcttgtgttcacctataagcctgctatattcataaatgcagtttttagagcctgcaaggtgggaatctccagtggaaactaaatgaactgtgacacaataagatgttctgaaagtgctgtaattgtttgtgtgatcactctgcttacagaaggttgtgacagacccaaatcatcactattgcattgttgcatgttcccagttgccaaatatcgtaatgtagtgattactttaatttatatattaaattatattatattaaattattatataatctataccgtcttattaactcattgtcatccattgtctgcaacacatttcttctgcctcttcatctttctgccattttctcctctgctaaagaaactcttaagcctcttaaaagtcctcgtctgtgctcataacaaattttaccttaagacctcttttaagggataagatgctttctgaattaattttttctttactaggatttttttctttaattttaaaagtaaacgcccacatttctaagaattttcttagaattttgtcactaggaactactttttgcattaagattctttatgaatacgggcccagatcttttagaacaaagcatgaaagattgctcctttgcctcttccctgacatctttgaaatagacgaatgcaataatcaatattatacattggataaaatataatgagatagcctaggcaaaacgttttgaaaatggggaccaggatgaggtgcagtaaaaataaaaggaaagaaaaatttttttttttttaaactattatggatactgccatacaagtattatggataggcctattatagaagtctcttatataaaactgtcagagtagccccgcatcctcttcaacgtgtaactttggcaataaaaaaataatagtgggctaataataggcacaaaagctacggccgaccacgtataatggccaaaattgcgtgcgtgtcggggtcataataaccatcagaccaaaacatatcttagactgtttttaaaaaatgttaaattaatatattgataaaaaaaacatatagtgaaaatctgtgtcattgtcttgacaagtctgtaaccgtaacgttacctacttcagcgagcgtctggatctgtgttgcacacgagcctgtaaaaatcttacccggatacagcaatgctattttctgattggctgatcggtagctatattttttttattcgattagcaggtgcgtgtcagggccttcggggaactcacttgattcctctacgttacctgtttcactgtttaaaaaaatagcgccgcaacttggtgggcgttg encodes the following:
- the eva1a gene encoding protein eva-1 homolog A — protein: MVTTFLNERQATTEEMALVSNALAAYSFIADHPERAALYFVCGVCLGLVLTLIALVVQISCRTDCKTQQAPKKTGKTAESTSDTSDSDSDWDNSSDLSARRHRRFERTLGNVFTSAEELERAQRLEERERIIREIWMNGQPDMPATRSLNRYY